The genome window GGTGGACGCGCCCTTCGCGGGCCTGGCGGTGAACCTGGGGGCCAGTGTGATCAACGCGGTGTGGGCCTCGGTGCTGCTGCGCCGGGGCCGGGCCCTGCGTTCGCCGGCCCTGCTGGCCGACGGGCGCCACATTCTGAGCGACGTGGTGACGAGCGTGGGGGTCTTGATCGGCGTGGTGGCGGCGCGCTTGACCGGACTCCATGTGCTCGACCCCCTGCTGGCGCTGCTGGTGGCGCTGAACATTCTGTACAGCGGCTGGCACCTCGTGCGCGACAGCGTGGGCGGGCTGATGGACGCGGCAGTGGAGCCCCAGACCGAGAACCGCATTCGCACGCTGCTCAGCGAACACGGCCAAGGCGCTCTGGAAATGCACGACCTGCGCACCCGCCATGCAGGCCGGGTGACCTTTGTCGAGTTTCATATGGTGGTGCCCGGCGACATGACTGTCTCGGCGGCGCACGCCATCTGCGACCGCCTGGAAGACGCCCTGCGCGCCGAGATGCCCGAGGTGAACGTGACCATTCACGTCGAGCCCCAGGAGCAGGCCAAGCATCACGGAGTGCTGGTGCTGTAGGCGCTCTGGGGGGCGTGCAGATGGCGGACAGCAGATGGCAAAACCTCTTTGAGCCATCTGCCATTGACCATCTGCCATCGACCATAGACCCCCTATACTCCCCACAAGGTTCGCAAGGGGGCTTCATGGGGCAAAGAGACGTACCAAACGGCGCGCAGCTTCGTTCGGTGGTGGGCCCCGCCCGGCCGCCGCAGGGGCGGGCGGTCAGCATTCAGGTGGACGGCGTGGCCTGGGCAGCCCACGAGGGCGAGCCCCTGGTGGAGGTGGTCAACCGGGCGCGCACCGAGCTGGCGCAGGTGTGTTACCACCCGCAACTGGGGCCCGTGCAGACCTGCGACACCTGCGTGGTGGAGGTGGACGGGGCACTGGCGCGGGCCTGCGGCACCCCGGTCCAGGCCGGGCAGGTGGTGCGCACCCAGACCCAGGCGGCCCGCGCCGCCCAGCGCGACGCCTACGACCGGCTGGTGGCCAACCACGACCTGTACTGCACGGTGTGCGACAACAACAACGGCAACTGCACGGTGCACAACACGCTGAGCCTGCTGGCCCCGGCCCACCAGACCCGGCCCTTTCAGCCCAAGGGCTTTCCGGTGGACGACTCCAATCCCTTCTACCGCTACGACCCGGACCAGTGCATCCTGTGTGGGCGCTGCGTGGAGGCGTGCCAGAACGTGCAGGTGCAAGAAACCCTGAGCATCCACTGGGAGGCCGGGCAGCCCCGGGTGCTGTGGGACGGCGGGCGCGCCATCAACGAGTCCAGCTGCGTGTCGTGCGGTCACTGCGTCACCGTGTGCCCCTGCAACGCCCTGATGGAAAAGAGCATGCTGGGCGAGGCCGGGCTGTTCACGGGCCTGCCCCTGCCGGTGTGGAACGCGGCCACGGCGGTGGTCAAGGGCCTGGAAGCCAGCACCGGCCTGCAGCCCATCACGGCCATTTCCGAGATCGAGGCGGCGGCGCGGCGCGGCTCTGTGGCGCAGACCAAGACCGTCTGCACCTACTGCGGGGTGGGCTGCACCTTTGACGTGTGGACCAAGGACCGTCAGATTCTGAAGGTGGAACCGGGGCCGGGCCCCGCCAACGGCATCTCTACCTGCGTGAAGGGGAAATTCGGCTGGGACTATGTGAACAGTCCTGGGCGCCTGAGCACCCCGCTGATCCGGGAAGCCACCGGCTTTCGGGAAGCCAGCTGGGACGAGGCGCTGGATCTGGTGGCCAGCCGCCTGGAGGGCATTCGCGCGGCGCACGGCCCCGACGCCCTGGCCTTTGTGGCCAGCAGCAAGAGCACCAATGAGGACATCTTCCTGGTGCAGAAGTTCGCCCGGCAGGTGATTGGGACGAACAACGTGGACAACTGCTCGCGCTACTGCCAGTCGCCCGCCACCAAGGGACTCTCGCAGACCGTGGGGATCGGCGGGGACAGCGGCACCATTCACGACATCGAACAGGCCAGTCTGGTGGTCATTATCGGCAGCAACACCGCTGAGAGCCACCCTGTGCTGGCCACCCGGGTCAAGCGCGCGCAGAAGCTGGGCCGCACGCGGGTGATTGTCTTTGATCTGCGCGAGCACGAGATGGCCCGCCGCGCCGATCAGTTCATCCGGCCGAAACCGGGCACCGATTTTGTCTGGATCAGCGCCGTGTGCCGGTTCATTCTGGACCACGGCCTGGAGGACCGGGCGTTTCTGGACGCGCGGGTGGGTGGCCTGGACGAATACCGCGCCTCGCTGGCCGCCTACACCCTGGCCGCCGCCGAGGCCGAGACCGGCATTCCGACCGCCACCCTGGAGGCCCTGGCCCGCCAGATGGCGGCGGCCGAGGGCCTGTGCATCCTGTGGGCCATGGGGGTCACGCAGCAGTGCGGCGGCAGCGACACCAGCGCCGCCATCAGCAACCTGCTGCTGCTCACAGGCAACTATGGCCGCACCGGCACCGGGGCCTATCCCCTGCGCGGGCACAACAACGTGCAGGGGGCGGGCGATATGGGCGCCATGCCCGATCAGGTCAGCGGGTACCAGGCCACCACCGACCCCCTGGCCGTGGCGCGCCACGAGCGCGAATGGGGCGTGACGCTGCGCCCCGAACGCGGGCTGGACAACACCCAGCTGATGGACGCGGCACTTTCCGGCCAGCTCAAAGGGCTGTGGATCACGGGCGAGGAGATGAGCCTGACCGACGCCAACGTGAACCATCTGGCGCGGGGCTTTGAGGCCCTGGACTTCCTGGTGGTGCAGGACCTGTATTTCACCCACACGGCCCGCTACGCCGATGTGGTGCTGCCTGCCGCCGCCTCGCTGGAAAAGGAGGGCACCTTTACCAGCACCGAGCGGCGCATTCAGCGCCTGTACCGCGTGATGGAACCCCTGAAGGGCACCAGGGCCGACTGGGAGATCTATCAGGCCGTGGCGCAGCGTCTGGGCGCGAACTGGACCTATACCCACCCCGCCGACATCATGGCCGAGATTGCCCGCCTGACCCCCTTCTACGCCGGCGTGACCTACGAACGCCTCTCGGGCTACGGCTCGCTGTGCTGGCCGGTCGCTGAAGACGGCACCGACACCCCGCTGCTGTATGAGGAGCGCTTTCACTTCCCGGACGGCAAGGCCCGCCTGAAGGCCGCCACCTACCAGCCCCGCACATCTGCCCCGAACGCCGAGTACGACCTGCACCTGAACAGCGGCCGCCTGCTGGAGCACTTTCACGAGGGCAACATGACCTTTCAGGTGCCGGGGCTACGCCAGAAGGTGCCGGACACCTTCGTGGAGGTAAGCCCTGAACTGGCCGCCGAGCGCGGGCTGGACAGCGGGAGGTGGGTGCGGCTGGTCAGCCCCCACGGGGCCGTGCGGGTGCGGGCGCTGGTCACCGGACGGGTGCGGGGCAACGAGCTGTACCTGCCCATGAACGCCCGCCACGCCGAGGCGGCCGTGAACCGCCTGACCGGCAGCGGCGGCGACCGCCAGACCAACACCCCGGCCTACAAGGACACCAGCGTGCGCCTGGAGATCCTGCCCGAGGTGGGCGAGAACCCGTTGCCCCGGGGCAATCCGCGCTGGGGCCACCCCACCCCGCAGCCGGGCGTGGAGGTAGCGCGCAAGTGGGCCCGGCCCGACTACGTGTTTCCCGGCCGCGCCCTGGCCGGGCATGGCAACAGCCTGAACGCCCGCACTGACCGCCTGGGCGCCGACGACGGGCCAGACACACCCTAGCCCCTTCTCGCTTCCCCTGTTCCCGCTCCCACCCGCCGTTCTCGCCCCTGCAGGAGCCCCCATGGCCAAGCCGCTGGACTACGTCCCCCAACCGCCCACTGCCCAGCAGCGCCTGCACGCAGAGGTTCAGGATTCCACCGAGGCCCTGCTGGAGGGGCTGGCCCTGCTGCGCGCCCTGCACGACCACGGCGTGCTGGACGTACTGGGCCGCACCGTGCGCGGCGGCGAGGGCCTGAGCGCCGCGCTGCTGCAGGGCCTGGGCAGCCCCGGCGGCACCCGGGCCCTGCGCAACGTGGCCGAACTGACCCGGACCCTGGGCACCCTGGACCCACGCGAGGTGGGCCTGCTGGGCCACGCCCTGAGCACTGGCCTGAACGAGGGCGCGCGCCACGTGGCCCTGGGCCGGGGGCTGGGCCTGGGCGAACTGCTGACGCTCCTCAAAGACCGCGACGTGCAGGTGGCCCTGGGAGCGATCTTCGCGCTCCTGAAGGGCATGGGCCGCGCCCTGCGCGAGGCCGGGGACGCCGAGCCCAGCGCCCACCCGGCCGAGGTGGGGCGCTGAGCGCCAGCGGTGCCCGGCTGCCAGTGGTGCGCTTTCCGGCGGGGCAGGCGCACCAGGACGCCGTGGCCCAGGAAGAACCGCTGGAACTGCGGCTGCCCACCCCGGACGGCCCGCTGCCCCTGGGCGTGCTGATGCGCACGCCGGGCCATGACCGCGAACTGCTGCTGGGCTGGCTGGTGGCCGAGGGCCTGCTGCCGGACGAGTTTGCGCTGGAGGCCGACCCGGACAGCCCCAACCTCTGGCACCTGCGCACGCCGGACCCTGCGGCGCTGGCCCTGCGCGCCCGGCTGACGGTGTCGTCCAGTGCCTGTGGCGTGTGCGGCACCGGCAGCATCGAGGCGCTGCTGGGGCGGGCCCCGGCGCCGGGCTGGACCGCCGGGCCCCTGAGCGCCGCGCGGCTGGTCACCCTGCCCGAGCGCCTGCGCGCCGCCCAGCCCGGCTTTGCCCGGACCGGCGGCCTGCACGGTGCGGGGTTGTTTACCCCCGGGGGCACGCTGCGGGCCGCCTTTGAGGACGTGGGGCGCCACAATGCGGTGGACAAGGTGGTGGGCTGGGCGCAGGAACGCGGCCTCCTGCCGCTGACGGACCACGTCCTGGTGGTGAGCAGCCGCGCCGGATTTGAGATTGTGCAGAAGGCGGTGGCGGCAGGGCTGGGCGTGGTGGTGGCGGTGGGCGCGGCCACCACCCTGGCCGTGGACACGGCCGCCGCCTTCGGCGTGACCCTGTGCGGCTTTGCCCGCGAAGGCCGCCTGACCGTGTACGCCGGCGCCGAGCGGGTGCGCCCATGAAGCGCGCCGACCTGCAGGACGCCTTTGACTTTGACGGCTCCCTGCTGGAGCTGAGTGTTGAAGCCCTGGACGCGAACGGGCTGTGTGCCGTGCTGGGCGACTGTCCACTGCCCTGGACCTTCCTGCTGGACGGCGAGCCCGCACCCCTGCCGGACCCCAGCACCCTTCAGGCCCTGGTGGACGAGGCAGAACACTCGCTGGAGGTTCAGGTGGACCCGGGCGGCCTGCGGCTGATCCTGATTGTGAATTTCGGGCTGCCACCGCTGACGGCCACGCTGCACCCGAACGACGTTCCCGATGAAGCCGCCTTTGAGCGCCTGACCCGGGCCGTTGCCGCCCTGGCCGGCACGACCCGGCCGGTGCGCCTGCAGGCCGAGGGGTTTGAGCACACCTGGGCCGTGTACTGGCCCAGCCAGGGGTGGGGCCCCCCGGCGCCCACCTGAACCGAGCAGGACAGGGCACCGCTCCCCGGCCCCCCTTTCTTCCGTAACGCGGGGCCCGTTGTGCGGCCCGGGCGCGGGCTAGCATGGCGGCGTGACCCTCCCCTCTGCAGACCGGCCCACGCGGCCCCTGCCCACCAAACCGGCGGGGCATGTGGAGCTGGCGCGCTATTCTAGTCTGGGCCGGTTCTGGAGCCTGCTGGGGGGCGCGGCGCGGGCCGGTCGCCACGTCACGGCGGTGCGCGGCGACGCCCCCGAGGTCTGCCGGCGGCGCATCAGCGGGTACGTGCTGCCGGGCGCAGGGATCTTTCTGGACACCGCCCGCACGGCCACCCACCTGGAAGACAGCTTCGCGCCGCACCCGGCGCTGGTGGCCCTGCTCTCGGGGGACCCGGCGCCGCTGCGTGCCGAACTGAACGCCCACTTTGAGCTGCGGGTGGATTTCACCCTGGCCCTGACCGCCCGGCGCGACCTGATCGCCCGCCCCGAACTGCGCTTTGCACCTATCGTGCCGGGCCTGAGCGACCTGCCGCCCGACCTGCCCCTGGAAGTGCGCCGCCTGGGCCGCGACGAGTTGCACCTGCTGGTGCAGCGGGCGTGCGGCGTGGCGTAGGGGGTTGTGGGGCGTGGGTGGTGGGCTGCAGGAACAGCGGTTTTCCTACAGCCCACAGCTCACCTCCTTTTATCCATCACTCGGCGTGCGCTTCTTCGGGCTTCTGGCCGCAAAACTGGCGAGGCGCGCCGTGACCTGAGGCGGGGTCTTGAGCAGCAGGTCGCGGGCATGGGGGTGCGTCTGGGCAAACGCTTCCACGCGGTCCATCAGGGTGACAAACACGTCCTGGGGCATGTCCAGGGCGGGGGTCAGGCGCACGGTGCGCTTGCTGCTCAGGGACAGGTTGGCCATCACGCCCGCGCCGTGCAGCTCGCGCAGGGCCAGGATGGCGGTGGCTTCAAACAGGATTTCTTTCAGGGCGCCGGGCAGCGGCACCCCCAGCATGGGGCGAAACTGCATGGCCAGCAGCAGCCCCTGCCCGCGCACGTCTTCCAGCAGGCCCGGAAAGCGGCGCTGCACCGCCTGCAGCCGGGCCAGCCCCTGGGCGCCCAGGGTGCGGCTGCGCTCCGGCAGGTTGTGCTCCAGCAGGTATTCCAGGCTCTTCAGGCCCACCGCCATGGCCAGCGCGCCGCCGCCAAAGGTGTTGCTGTGGCGCTTGCTGCTCAGGCCGCCCAGCATCTTCTTGTAGATGGGCGCGCGCACAATGGTGGCGCCCACCGCCGTCATGCCGCCGCCCAGCGGCTTGGCCAGCGTGATGATGTCCGGGTCCAGCCCCTGCGCCGCCGACTCGAACCAGTGGCCGGTGCGGCCCAGGCCCGTCTGGATTTCATCGGCAATGACAGGAATGCCGTGGCGGCGGCACAGCTCGCCCAGGCCGCGCAGAAAGCCGGGCGGGGGAATATTCACGCCCCCCTCGCCCTGAATGGGTTCCACCACCACGCAGGTCACGTTGTCCGGGCCCACGCGGCGAATCAGGGCCGCCAGCGCGTCCAGGTCACCGTAGGGGCTGGTCAGGGCGCCGGGAATCAGGGGCCGGAAGATGTCCTGGTATTCGGGGTTGGGGGTCAGGCTCAGGCTGCCCAGGGTCTTGCCGTGGTAGCCGCTGGCAAAGGAAATCTGGAACTTGGCGCGCGGGCGCCACGCCTTGGCGAACTTCAGGGCGCCCTCAATGGCCTCGGTGCCGCTGGAGCAGAAAAACACCTGACTCTGCGCGTGGCTGGGCAATTCGCGGGCCAGCAGCCGCACCAGATTGGCCTGCAGCGCCGCGCGCCAGGGCCCGCTGGACTGCTGCGGCAGACTCATGGCGCGGTTCTTCTGCAGGAACTCCTGCATAAAGGCGGTGATGGCCGGGGGCATTTCGCCAAAGGGCATGGCCGCGTACCCGCTGGCGTTGATGCGCCGCACGCCGCGCTCGTCTTCTAACTCCCAGGGAGTCACACGCGAAAACGGCCCGGCCAGCCCCAGCACGTCCAGGCCATACAGCAGTTCCTCGTTGCCGTGCGCCAGTTCCAGGCGGCGCACGTCGGGGCCGGTCAAGCGCTCGTCCAGCACGTCGCGTGTGGAAATAAAACCGGGGGGCAGGGCACACATGGCGGCCAGTGTAGAACAGGGGGCGCGGGCTGGCCCTAGCCCTGTCCCGCCTGCAGCGCCGGCACCCCCCCCGGGTACGCCTGAGCGTCCAAGCCATCGGCGCGCAGGTACTGGGCTGCCAGCCCGGAGCGCACGCCGCGTTCGCAGAGCACCAGCAGCGGGCCGTGCGCCGGGCTCAGGCCGTGCGTGCCCGCCTCGATCTCGTCCAGGCTCAGCACCCGCACCGGCGCCGGGGTCAGGGCGGCCAGCGGCTCGGCTGCGCGCAGGGCCGCCGGGCGCAGGTCAATGAGGGTCACGCCGTCAGGCAGGGACATGGAAGCAGGATAGGCCCATCCACATTCGGATTTCACCGCTCGGGTATGCTGGGCCGCATGGAAGATGTCACCCCCCAGGAAGGGCAGCGCCGCGTGCAGGCGGGGGCGCTGCTTGTGGATGTGCGAGAGCAGAACGAATACGACGAGGTGCGTGCCCACGGCGCGCAACTGCTGCCCCTGAGCGAATTTGAAGCCCGCCACAGCGAACTGCCGCGCGACCGTGAACTGGTCATGATCTGCCGCAGCGGCGCCCGCAGCGCCCGCGCCGGGGAATTCCTGAAAGCGCAGGGCTACACGCAGGTGGTCAACCTGGCGGGCGGCACCATGGCCTGGGTGAACGATGGTCTGCCCCACACGCAGGGCCAGACGGAGCAGGGCTGATGGACGCCGAACAGACCCCAGCTGTGGCGAGCGAGCTGCCCACCGAAACCCAGGTGCTCGAAGCCCTGAAGATCGTTAAGGACCCGGAAATTCCCGTCAATGTGGTGGACCTGGGCCTGATCTATGGCGTGGACGTGCAGGAAGGCGGCCAGGTGGACATCACCATGACGCTCACCAGCGTGGGCTGCCCCGTGCAGGACCTGATCCGCGCCGACGCCGAGATGGCCGTGGGCCGACTGGACGGCGTGAGCGGCGTGAACGTGGAATTCGTCTGGACTCCACCCTGGGGCCCCGACAAGATGAGCGAGGACGGCAAGCGCCAGATGCGGATGTTCGGCTTCAACGTGTAATACAGGCGGATGGTCTATGGCAGAGGGCTGAGGCGGTTGTGCCATCAGCCCTCTGCTTTTTTCAGTGCCTCGTCCCTCGCAGTTCACCGGTTCAGCAGAGCGCCGAACCGGTGCCATTCCCGGTGCAACGTACGTTTTCTGCTCCTCGCTCGGCTGGGCTGAGCTTCAGATTCACCGCGAGAACCTCAGCCAGCTGCTCTCTGCAGTGCCCCTGTAACCCTGCCCCACCCTTCGCCCCTGCTGGCCCTGAACATTGGCGGCACCAGCCTGCGAGCAGTCCTGGTCCAGGGAAAGCAGGTGACCAAGTGCGCGGACGTGGCGGCGCTGCTGGGCATGACCCGGGTGGTGCTGGGCAGCGTGGGGCTGCGGCCCGGGTATCTGGCCCAGGTGCGCGGCGCGCTGGGCGGCCCAGAAGTGGGGGAGCGGCCTAGGGCAGCGGTGAGCGCGCCGCCACCAGCCAGCCGTGTTGCACCGTGGGAAAGGGCGACTGCAGCAGGGCCAGCAGCAACCCTTCCTCGTTGGGGCGGGCGGCGCAGACCGGGTGCCACTGGCCCGCACACTGCACCTGAATGGCGTAGACCCCCGACCGGGGATCCGGCTGAACGCGGTAATTGCCGATGGGGTGAATCCCGCTGGGCAGCGTGGGCACATGCATGGGGGCCTCCTGGGGGCCGGTGCGAAGTTCCTGTCGGTTCAGGCAGCCCTGTCAGTTCAGGAACATGGGCAGTTCAGGAACACGGGCGTTTCAGGGACGTGCTCTCTTCCGGGGCACCACCTTTTCACGGGCCCTGCTTAACGGGCTCTGCCGCTTCCGGCCTGGGCGCCCGTGAAGCGGGCCGGCGGTCTCCTCCTTCAGGCGCCGCTGGGGGCAGCATGGCGCCTGGGCCATGACTGGGCCATGACCAGCGGGCGCCGTGGCCCCGGGCCGGGTGGGCGGCACGCCTTTCAAATGCCAGCTTTTGACAGGGGCCTGCTGCCCGCCCACCGGGCACGGGGCGCCGAATTTTGCCGTCTGACAGCGTATGTACGCCTCCCAGCGCGGCGTGTTAGCCTCCGGGGACATTCAGAGGAGGCGGCAGCCATGACCACCATGATGGAGGGGTTTCTTCCCTTCGAGCACGAACCATATTTCAACTTCCGCGACGAGGCGACGGTGCAGGCGCAGCGCGCGGCGTTCCAGCAGGTCCGCGAACAGTACGTGGGCCGCACCTTTCCCCTGATCGTGAACGGTCAGCCTGCCCAGGGCAGCGGCACGTTCGAGGTGCGTAACCCCGCCGATACCCGCGAGGTCGTCTGGCAGTTCCAGAACGCCACGCCGGAACAGCTGCAGCAGGCTGTGCAGGCCGCCCAGCGCGCC of Deinococcus arcticus contains these proteins:
- a CDS encoding cation diffusion facilitator family transporter; the protein is MTGSQASQQTAARATRLALGSVLVAVVVLGLKFVAYLMTGSVALYSDALESIINVAAAVAAVIALRVAARPADAGHPYGHTKAEYFSAVAEGVLVVLAAVSIAREAWPALFSPRAVDAPFAGLAVNLGASVINAVWASVLLRRGRALRSPALLADGRHILSDVVTSVGVLIGVVAARLTGLHVLDPLLALLVALNILYSGWHLVRDSVGGLMDAAVEPQTENRIRTLLSEHGQGALEMHDLRTRHAGRVTFVEFHMVVPGDMTVSAAHAICDRLEDALRAEMPEVNVTIHVEPQEQAKHHGVLVL
- the fdhF gene encoding formate dehydrogenase subunit alpha, yielding MGQRDVPNGAQLRSVVGPARPPQGRAVSIQVDGVAWAAHEGEPLVEVVNRARTELAQVCYHPQLGPVQTCDTCVVEVDGALARACGTPVQAGQVVRTQTQAARAAQRDAYDRLVANHDLYCTVCDNNNGNCTVHNTLSLLAPAHQTRPFQPKGFPVDDSNPFYRYDPDQCILCGRCVEACQNVQVQETLSIHWEAGQPRVLWDGGRAINESSCVSCGHCVTVCPCNALMEKSMLGEAGLFTGLPLPVWNAATAVVKGLEASTGLQPITAISEIEAAARRGSVAQTKTVCTYCGVGCTFDVWTKDRQILKVEPGPGPANGISTCVKGKFGWDYVNSPGRLSTPLIREATGFREASWDEALDLVASRLEGIRAAHGPDALAFVASSKSTNEDIFLVQKFARQVIGTNNVDNCSRYCQSPATKGLSQTVGIGGDSGTIHDIEQASLVVIIGSNTAESHPVLATRVKRAQKLGRTRVIVFDLREHEMARRADQFIRPKPGTDFVWISAVCRFILDHGLEDRAFLDARVGGLDEYRASLAAYTLAAAEAETGIPTATLEALARQMAAAEGLCILWAMGVTQQCGGSDTSAAISNLLLLTGNYGRTGTGAYPLRGHNNVQGAGDMGAMPDQVSGYQATTDPLAVARHEREWGVTLRPERGLDNTQLMDAALSGQLKGLWITGEEMSLTDANVNHLARGFEALDFLVVQDLYFTHTARYADVVLPAAASLEKEGTFTSTERRIQRLYRVMEPLKGTRADWEIYQAVAQRLGANWTYTHPADIMAEIARLTPFYAGVTYERLSGYGSLCWPVAEDGTDTPLLYEERFHFPDGKARLKAATYQPRTSAPNAEYDLHLNSGRLLEHFHEGNMTFQVPGLRQKVPDTFVEVSPELAAERGLDSGRWVRLVSPHGAVRVRALVTGRVRGNELYLPMNARHAEAAVNRLTGSGGDRQTNTPAYKDTSVRLEILPEVGENPLPRGNPRWGHPTPQPGVEVARKWARPDYVFPGRALAGHGNSLNARTDRLGADDGPDTP
- a CDS encoding DUF1641 domain-containing protein, which encodes MAKPLDYVPQPPTAQQRLHAEVQDSTEALLEGLALLRALHDHGVLDVLGRTVRGGEGLSAALLQGLGSPGGTRALRNVAELTRTLGTLDPREVGLLGHALSTGLNEGARHVALGRGLGLGELLTLLKDRDVQVALGAIFALLKGMGRALREAGDAEPSAHPAEVGR
- a CDS encoding formate dehydrogenase accessory sulfurtransferase FdhD; translated protein: MRFPAGQAHQDAVAQEEPLELRLPTPDGPLPLGVLMRTPGHDRELLLGWLVAEGLLPDEFALEADPDSPNLWHLRTPDPAALALRARLTVSSSACGVCGTGSIEALLGRAPAPGWTAGPLSAARLVTLPERLRAAQPGFARTGGLHGAGLFTPGGTLRAAFEDVGRHNAVDKVVGWAQERGLLPLTDHVLVVSSRAGFEIVQKAVAAGLGVVVAVGAATTLAVDTAAAFGVTLCGFAREGRLTVYAGAERVRP
- a CDS encoding class-III pyridoxal-phosphate-dependent aminotransferase is translated as MCALPPGFISTRDVLDERLTGPDVRRLELAHGNEELLYGLDVLGLAGPFSRVTPWELEDERGVRRINASGYAAMPFGEMPPAITAFMQEFLQKNRAMSLPQQSSGPWRAALQANLVRLLARELPSHAQSQVFFCSSGTEAIEGALKFAKAWRPRAKFQISFASGYHGKTLGSLSLTPNPEYQDIFRPLIPGALTSPYGDLDALAALIRRVGPDNVTCVVVEPIQGEGGVNIPPPGFLRGLGELCRRHGIPVIADEIQTGLGRTGHWFESAAQGLDPDIITLAKPLGGGMTAVGATIVRAPIYKKMLGGLSSKRHSNTFGGGALAMAVGLKSLEYLLEHNLPERSRTLGAQGLARLQAVQRRFPGLLEDVRGQGLLLAMQFRPMLGVPLPGALKEILFEATAILALRELHGAGVMANLSLSSKRTVRLTPALDMPQDVFVTLMDRVEAFAQTHPHARDLLLKTPPQVTARLASFAARSPKKRTPSDG
- a CDS encoding rhodanese-like domain-containing protein codes for the protein MSLPDGVTLIDLRPAALRAAEPLAALTPAPVRVLSLDEIEAGTHGLSPAHGPLLVLCERGVRSGLAAQYLRADGLDAQAYPGGVPALQAGQG
- a CDS encoding rhodanese-like domain-containing protein, whose protein sequence is MEDVTPQEGQRRVQAGALLVDVREQNEYDEVRAHGAQLLPLSEFEARHSELPRDRELVMICRSGARSARAGEFLKAQGYTQVVNLAGGTMAWVNDGLPHTQGQTEQG
- a CDS encoding metal-sulfur cluster assembly factor; translation: MDAEQTPAVASELPTETQVLEALKIVKDPEIPVNVVDLGLIYGVDVQEGGQVDITMTLTSVGCPVQDLIRADAEMAVGRLDGVSGVNVEFVWTPPWGPDKMSEDGKRQMRMFGFNV